A stretch of DNA from Coccidioides posadasii str. Silveira chromosome 1, complete sequence:
AAAACGGATATTAGCTGCGACACTATCCAAAATAGCCTACTTAGACCCCGTGTGGCTCGAATCTCGGCGTGGTTGATAATTCGTGCTATCCGTGAAAATCAAGATTATGACTCTATTAAAAGTTTGCTTACCGCCAACTCATTTTCAGAAGTGAAGGAAGTCTTGATTACGAACGAAGATGCGTATTCTACTATATATGCCGCCATTTACGCAAACAGACCAGAGGTTGTGAAGCTTCTTATCGACTATGGCGCGAACCCGAATGCAACGGATAAGGCTACCAGTATCCCGCTCCTAGCATACGCCATTCTTAACCCAAGTATTACCGCTACAGAGATCGTTCGGGTTCTCCTATGTCTCGGTGCTAATCCACATGCTATTCCTTCTCATATGTGGGAAAGCATGCATGATCATCACGAAAAGCCACAGAATGGCCCCAACTCACGGGCTCTTTGGTGTGACGAGGAGAATCAATCGCTATTGAAAAATAGCCTTAACATTTCTATGAaatattatcttcttcagGCTTCGAAAAACGACTTATCTACTTCCTTCCAGCGCAAAGGGGCGCGACACCTTTCCCCTTCTATCGTCGGCCAGAACTATGCTATCAAGCGCACTAAAGATTGCCTTACAGCTCATCGCATCTACAAAGGTAATGCCCCCCTCGTGATGGCGTTTGTTGGACTTCCCGGACATGGAAAAAGGACTTTGGCTCGGACCCTTGGGAACTTCCAAGAAATGTCTCCGCTTAATACAACTGGTCAACTTGTCCCAGGAGATAACAACGGACCGCTAGCGCCCAAGTCGAACAAGGGCGGCCTGGACGTCGTGTTCATCGATGGAGATAATGTTGACCACTCCTGGTTAAAAATGTTGCTTAATGGGGTTATTAGTGGTGAGTCCTCGGATACTCTAAATATTTGTCTGGTATAGTACTGCAATGCTAATCTGGAATAGCTACACACCGGGACGCCGAAACCTGCAAAACGGCTCGCACAAAGGTCGTTTACATTCTCTCTCTGACCCAGAGCGAAGAGTCAGCTTCTCGTGCCTATGCCAATAAATTAATCTCCAGCGGTTGTGACCAAAAGGATGCTAGATTCCTTTATAGGATGGAAAATGAAGTAGAATCTCAATTAAGAACGGAACTTATCCAGACTTACGGTGTACGTACAGTTATCAAAAGGGTTTCACTTGATACTTGAGCGCGGATTGGTTTGTTTAGTGGCTAATCGTCGTTTAACAGGCATCGATCGCTGGCCGTATTCAACATATTATTCCGTTCGTTCCATTCACGCCACTTGAGTCTTCAGTGCTTGCACACCGATTCTTGATCGAAGGACTTCATAGTATGTTTTGCGATTATACTCGTCGCGACTATCCTAACTCAAGACAACTCCATCGCATAGAGCTTCGTGCCAGCGACGATGTTTACCGTTACTTAGGAGCCCCTTCCAATGGGTATGGAGCTCGCTTTATCGAGCAGAAAGTAACATCGAAGGTTGTCTTACCAATTGTGCAACAGTACTTAGAAAAGCTCCATCGAGATGTCAACAGCTTTAAGGGGCTAATTACTATCAAAACAACTTGGAAAAAGAGCGAATCTGATAATCTCGAGACTATTGTGTTTGGCGGCGAAATGAAAGCTGCCATAGCCGTTGATGTTGAATAAGCGGCTATAACCTATAACTACTTCCCACCTGGCGCGTCTATAGCGGGACCCTTTTCAATGTGCGAACCTCGAATAGAAATGATTTTAATTACTTGCCAAACCCATTAGACCTATTGGTTAGATTTAACAGTTTGGACTTATTATTACAGATATGGCATGAACTATTCTCTAGggaaagataaatacttCATAAGCCTGGACGAATCCAATTCGACTTCGTACGAATAGTCGGGGAAACGACAAGGAGTATGAAACCTATATATACCTTTTAGCCGACAATAGAAAGCCATCATTGTCAAAAGCCTACCCGATTCCAAGGAGGATGGTTTGAAGTAAAGAACGGCAGGGTATAAAACATTTCTTTTCGAAAAATTCTCATGAGAAATCCTCCCCAGTCTCCTCAATATTATCCTTAACCCGCAAAAATATCGCCGTCTTCCATTTATCCAACTTGCTCAGCTGATCGTACTGGAATAACTTATCACTAAACGCTTCCTGGTCACCTTGCTCCACGGCTTGCGTTAAGTCTGCGAGCAGTTGGTATTCGCGGGTAGAAAGGAACGTATTGTCCAGGTCTACGTAAGATTGGAGAGCGCGGTTGGTTGCAACGAGATCCTGGTTCAATCGGTCAGCATGTAGATAGGAACGTGGAGACGGGAAAATGGATGTGAACTGCCTTACCTTTGTAGCAAGGTGGCACATTCCGGCCTTGAGAAAGTAGTCTTTTACAGACCACTTCATGAGATGGTTGTTTATGGATGACTTGGCGACTTTTTCAAAATTCTCAATTGCCTTGTAGTAATCTCCCTTTAGTGCAGCGAGATCTGCCACCTTGAGAAAGTGCTTGTTTGCGAGCCTGCAACATGGAAGTTAGCCTGTACAAACCGGCATTCTAGAGCTCGACCGGAAAACTCACGCTTCAGCATTGTCACCCTCAAACCACTCAGCCGCCTTCTCATACGCCTCCATGGCTCTTGTTTCATCACCGATCTCGACCTCGTATACCTCAGCCAAATTTTGTTGATGCGTCGCCGCCCGTCTGAAGTTTCCTTTTGATATATAGTGCGAAATAGCGCTCTGCAAAACGCGAGCTGCATCTTCGGGATCGGTCTTCCTGTAGACCTTGAATGCTTCGGTTAAAGCATTGGCCGCGTCGTCGGGCTCGTTGAGGTTGGTGGTGTAAACAGCTGCCGCTTTTTCAAAGGCCATTCCGGCTTCCTTATCTACCCAGAGGAACACGTTGTGTTAGCCGTTGCGCTCGTACTGTGATCTGGTGTACATGGCGGGGTTAAAAGTCGCGTGGGAGACCAACTCAGCTTTTGTACTCGAAATGCATTTGCAGCTTGTGTGTATAAATCTGCAGCATTCTCATATTTTTCTGTTCTTCCGCcaaagaaggagaagccACCTGAAGCGCCCTGGAGTGTTTTATCTGCCTATTGCTCTGGTTAGCTGGCTGCTTTGGAGCCCAGATGGTACATCGAGAGGGGAGATGTGGTTGGTATTGATACGAACTTTTTGGAGGAGGACGCGAGGATCTTGTGACGCCATGGTCAATAGTATATATGCCCCTAAACTGTCGTGATATCGCTGGAAACACACAAGATACACACCCGGGAACACCTGAGggggatgatgatgataagaGGGGAACCGATAAGTGGATGCTTGACGTTGTTCGAAACCGGGCAATAAATCCTATTTTGCCGACCGTTAGCTGAAACCTAATTTTAGCTTCGGGTTTCTTCCTCAACAAATTCCGGCGGCCCTAACCGCCCTTAGGCTTCCCCCAGCACAGCCTCTAAGCACTCGAATAGACGCCCCTAACCGGCCCTTAAGCCCCGGACCCAGCCTCCCTGATCGAGATGGGTGCCATGTGCCAACCACCAAATCTGTCACGGACGGCATAAAACACACCGTTCACCAGGAATCCATTAGACCGACAGGTCGACTAGCTGTCCATTCTCAATTGTCCGCAGGGTTGTCACGAAGCAGATACCTGCCATCAAGCAAGTTTTATCCCTAAACCCGCGCAATGCCGCCGACGGTCGTCGCCCGTTGCTCTAGAGCACATCTCTTTCGACAACATACCAGAGCATGCCAAAAGGTCTCCCAGCTCCAGACGCATGATTTTAATCTAATAATACCAATTTCTCTCCGCCAATTCTCCTCAGcctcctcgtcctcatcctcaCCCTCAGATGAAACCGATCTATCTACCGTTCTCTCGACGCCCACCTGGTCCATAAAATCCCTCCTCCCAGACTTAACCGACATCCCAGATACCCCAGTATCCCGGACCCAActccaccacctcctccgCCTCTCTGCTCTCCCTccgccttcttctccttcagAAGAAGCATCCATGCTTAAAACCCTCTCATGCCAAATCCACTTTGTCAAGCAGGTCCAGCAAGTCGATACCACCGGAGTCACGCCGCTTCGCAGTATACGAGATGAGACGGACGAGGCGCATAAGGAAAATACAATCAATATAGAACGGCTCAGAGATTCGCTGGAACGGGAAGAATTTGTGGGCCGGAATCGGAGGATTCGTCGACGTCGACCCGACAAGATGGAGCATCCCGATGAAGGATCAtgggaagagaaagatgcattGTTGAAATCTGCAAGTAAGATGATGGGCAAattctttgttgttcaaTCAAGCGAAGCAAAAGCAGAGTGATGGAAGATCCTGGGACAGtttcttcctctcctttTCTAAGGTGCTATTATACCCTTCTTTGTAAAATGAGGTAGCAGCAGAAAATAATGACTAGTAGATCATATTTTTTTGTCATACTATGGCTCCGTGATTTTAACCGGAGTTGCTATACATTTTTTCTTGTATCTCCCATATCATTAGAGTGGTAATAATTATCCATGCTCCCACCGAGAACATTTGAATTTTTATTCTCATGTAAAATGCAATTCCTTCCCTGTTAATCAATAGATGTCACCGTTCCGTTCGGGCTGTTCTTTTCAGGTGGTCAGGGGCGATCATATCGTAACCGGTTGCAACAGTCCGTTAGGCAATGACATTGTTGCGATCTTTAAAATTCGGGGGCGTCTCAAGAGGGTTCGGGGGTTTGTAAGGTACATCAAGCACTGGTAGATTTCAAGCTCTTCCTGGGCTCTCGGAAAATTTTCGACAATTTAAATATCAACACCAGGAAGGCTGTGGACGTGTTAGGGTCGGGGGGGTTTGTGATATGTCAGAAGGGATGCATGGATGGCAGGTGGGTGTAGAGGGTGAAATGAAATACCAGCTTGATACTGGGTAGAAGGACTTCGGGGTATGCTTCGACAAATTGAAACGCTAATTAAATATTCGTAACGGTCATGAGAATGGCTTTTGTCCGTAAACACAATGGCTATCACGGTCATTAGTATAAATTGTGTCAGCATAGCAAAGAAGATATTGTCGGTGCTCACGCAGTAGTATGGATGTGAAAGTCCATATTCCTCAAATCCTGCCGCACACCAGCAAGCTGAGCCTGAATCATCGTGTTGTTCCAATCCAGTACTCGGGTGAATAGAGCTAGGCAATAAGGCTCAAGAGAGTCAGCCATGACGATTCGCATGTATTCCCCGAGAGTTTTCAGCCTCGGATCCGCGGGCCAGGGCGATAGAGGCGCCTTTCGACGCTCATCCACGACATTAACAAACCCAGCCTCTTCTACCATCTCACGAAACCGTGCTGCTAGATTAAGTTCCTTGCCAAATTTCCTGGCCGCATCGGCTAACAGTGTCTGAAATTGAGCATATGCCGAATCCGGGGGAAGACTGTCATCATCTGTGGATGCCCATGCCTCGAAGTCAATGAGCTCTATCCACCCTCCGGGGGCCAAGTTGTCATATGCTTGTTGTAGTAAGCGTGGCCAGTCCGCTATGCTTCCTGCCAGAGTTCCAAGATGTATGTAGTCAAAAGTATGACTAAATTGCCACTCATCCTCAGCATCATCAACCTCGAATTGCAAATTTTCCGGAACGAATCCGGGCTGTATGGCGGAAAGATCGGTCGCTATGACTTCAGTATTAGGAAATTTATCAGCAAACTCAATCGCCCACTGTATATagagggggagagagagttAGCAAACAAAAGTCACCCCTAAAGCTGAGAAGCATGGAATATTCGACCTACAATTCCTGTGCCACAGCCAATATCTAAGGCATATTTTATGTCCTTGGAAATGGGAGCACGGTAGATATCGCCGTCGTAGAGGAGCGTGTAGAGATGATGCTGCATATCCAGCCGGTCCTGTTCTTTCTCATCGTTGGGCAGCGGATATTCACCCGCGTGGTAGGCATGGTACCGTCTACCGTTCTCATACCTAGCAAATGATCCGGGCTGTCAAAAAGAATTCATCAATTGAATTATACAGAAACCTACTCGTAGTCGAAGACGCTTTCCgttaaagagaaattatcgGTGTCCTGCATTGGGAGTCGAAGAGACCATTCGGCCTCATGCGATTGAGCCAGAATTAACCGTTAGCTGTCCTTAAGAAGAAATACGAATTTGTTTCATAAGAAAGACTGCAAAAGAATTGAGAAGGAGAACTCGAATTCGCGGGTAATCCGTGTCCGACGGGGCGGCGACCATCGTTTATTAGTTACCAACCCCATGGTTTTTCCCTTGTTCTTCAAGTTGACGTACGGAGTGACTTTTTGACTTTGAGCCGTCTTGAATGTGGGGGTGTATTGTGCAAAATGGGATTTGAACGCTGGTAACTTTGGAAATAGCACATTCTGCTGCAGTCTGGTCCATGCAGGAATGGATTCCTGGATTACCGCTGATTGGCTTTAAGTATCCACGGACCACTCTGAAAATTGGGTCGTCGCACTTCCGGCTTCCTGGTCATGAGTTGGTTCGCTTTGGCCGAACCTTGTTGATAATTGCTGACACCGCCGTTGGCATGTTGATCACCCCCTTTGCCGAGTGAACGTTTAGTGTGATGTGGTTTACCACTCTGACGGGACGTGAGATCACCGAGAGTCTCCAGCAAACATTGGCGGCAACCCCCCATCCCTGCGTTTCCCAGATCCCAACAGAGCGGTGCCGTCGGTATGACATTAACCAGACAGATGCCTCCTGCTAAATAAACGGCCACGGCACGGGTATATCCACAGAGATCCAACCAAAAATTACAAAAAAACGGCTGCATAATCTGCAGCAACCAATTGTCGGTCCCCCAGACGCATTCTTTGCTGGGATTAGACTTCTCGCATTCGTCTAATTTCAATAAAGCCTAACAAAAGTCTcaatttatttttatttttatttttattttttgctTCATGCGACAATGGAATGAAGAGTCGTCATTCAGAGCTCCTTGATACATCGCAGAAGTGTTTCACATAGCAAGGCATAAGCATGTGTGTGGCTTATTTCAAGGTAACATTCTGTCGGAACTTGCATCCTGAAGAATCCCGGTTCGTTGGACCACGTCACTGGGTTTCTGCAATTAAGGTCTTCGACCGGGATTCTCGTTCTGTCTCAAGCGACTAGCGCACCAAGCGTTTCTTATCTCCACCGGGAACAAAAGATACCACCACGCAGCAATGCTGCAGCACGCCCACATTTGGCTCAAGAGCGCTCCGTCGTTTCGGCTTCACATTCAAAATACGGAGTCCTTCTTGCCATGCGGCAAACCCTATTTTCCAAATCAGACTGGTTTAGGCCTGGAAAAATGCAGATCTTAGGCCAGTTTCCTGGAGCCGGCGTATCCCACGACCCATGGGTGTGGGACGTCATATCCGCCCGATTCCTTTGCAGCGGATCCCAATAACGAGGCGGCACGGATTCTTGTCTGCGAATTTAACCGCGAAACTCACGGCCTCGGGGCAGGCAAAGGGGTTCAGCCGTACTCAGTACGAGCATTGGCACTGTTACAGCGAGGCGGTCTGCAGCAATGTTTTTACTCGTTTCTTTTCATAAGCCCTCGAAACTCCACTTTCTCAATAATTGGGCAAAGCTTCGGAGAGCATTGGCGCCCTGAAATGCCAAATAATGATTGCTAACAACGATTCTATCCTCTGCTGTCGTCGCTCTCTGAGGGCGAGGAGGATGAAAGCGAAAGGAGACGTCGAAACGTGGCCGTGCCCGATGCGACGATCACGTGGGGCCGGTTGCCTGTTTGGCTGGTACGACGTAGCAATGACAAGCTGACAGCCCGTTCAAAGTCGACCCTCGTCTTCTCGCTGCCGTTGAGGCTTTCATCCATCGTCGCTGAGTTGTTTAGAGCTATAGCTCGCCTCAAAGCGAAGATCGATCATGGCCACCCAGAACCCTTGGAGGGGTGGGCCCCGTGCCACGGCTCAGGAGGAAGCACAGCCTATGAAGGCCGAAGAAGATCTGAATCAAGTCCTCAGTACATCTCAGCGGAGAGAACTCATTGCTCTAGTCAAGTGCATAATGGATGAAATGCAGGAAATCCTTTGCCATCCTTCAGAACACTACATAGATCCGACCCCTGATGCCCCTGACCGCTCAAACGCTCAGAATCCGGAAGCCTTGCCTCCTCGGCAGGAGACGCAGCAGCTGCAGTCGTCGCGCGCCGGCACGTCAATAAGTAAGGCACAGGTAAAAATAGAGCTTGAGGCATTCGATTATTTCAAATCCTGGAAGCAATCAGTTCTGGGCCGTCTAGGAGAAGCAATTGAAACAAGCGGATCTCCAGAGAAACAGCCTCCAAGACCGATGGATCCAATCGAGCCCGAACCCGCTCCTGTGGATCCTAAGGATCGTGCATCCATTTCTAATCGGACCGAATATCCTGATCCGTTCAATCCTCATCTGAAAAAGCTACCAATGGAAACCAGATTACTCATTACAAattcctttcttctcctcctgTTGAGCCTGAAATCCTATAACGCTCATTCCCGTGCCCTTTTACTCAAATTATCTACCAATTTGGGTATATCTGCGGAGCATTTGGCTGAGAATGAGATAAAAGTTGCCCAAGGACTTCTCAAAGCCGCTAAAGAAATGTCTGCGAGCGATGAGGCAAAGGCAAGAGCTGATGAGTCTAAAGCTTCGCGCCGATGGAAAATCGGTCTTGCTTCTGTAGCAGGAGCAGTTCTCGTCGGTATGACAGGCGGGTTAGCGGCTCCCCTAGTTGCTGGAGGAGTTGGAATGATCATGGGAACTCTGGGTCTCGGAGGAACCGTGGCTGCAGGGTACCTTGGTGCTGTCGCAGGAAGTGGTG
This window harbors:
- a CDS encoding uncharacterized protein (EggNog:ENOG410PM0Q~COG:O~BUSCO:5292at33183), translating into MDIKAFKVPPISVVQKKPLTCYYWKNSKCKFKDSECRFMHENTGKVASVPKSNSTSAEPKLRDTTASTSENDDLISLFSYNGSPGPKLEEPLKTDISCDTIQNSLLRPRVARISAWLIIRAIRENQDYDSIKSLLTANSFSEVKEVLITNEDAYSTIYAAIYANRPEVVKLLIDYGANPNATDKATSIPLLAYAILNPSITATEIVRVLLCLGANPHAIPSHMWESMHDHHEKPQNGPNSRALWCDEENQSLLKNSLNISMKYYLLQASKNDLSTSFQRKGARHLSPSIVGQNYAIKRTKDCLTAHRIYKGNAPLVMAFVGLPGHGKRTLARTLGNFQEMSPLNTTGQLVPGDNNGPLAPKSNKGGLDVVFIDGDNVDHSWLKMLLNGVISATHRDAETCKTARTKVVYILSLTQSEESASRAYANKLISSGCDQKDARFLYRMENEVESQLRTELIQTYGASIAGRIQHIIPFVPFTPLESSVLAHRFLIEGLHSMFCDYTRRDYPNSRQLHRIELRASDDVYRYLGAPSNGYGARFIEQKVTSKVVLPIVQQYLEKLHRDVNSFKGLITIKTTWKKSESDNLETIVFGGEMKAAIAVDVE
- a CDS encoding uncharacterized protein (EggNog:ENOG410PFU5~COG:S); protein product: MQDTDNFSLTESVFDYEYENGRRYHAYHAGEYPLPNDEKEQDRLDMQHHLYTLLYDGDIYRAPISKDIKYALDIGCGTGIWAIEFADKFPNTEVIATDLSAIQPGFVPENLQFEVDDAEDEWQFSHTFDYIHLGTLAGSIADWPRLLQQAYDNLAPGGWIELIDFEAWASTDDDSLPPDSAYAQFQTLLADAARKFGKELNLAARFREMVEEAGFVNVVDERRKAPLSPWPADPRLKTLGEYMRIVMADSLEPYCLALFTRVLDWNNTMIQAQLAGVRQDLRNMDFHIHTTAHCVYGQKPFS
- a CDS encoding uncharacterized protein (EggNog:ENOG410PR7H~COG:S) yields the protein MPPTVVARCSRAHLFRQHTRACQKVSQLQTHDFNLIIPISLRQFSSASSSSSSPSDETDLSTVLSTPTWSIKSLLPDLTDIPDTPVSRTQLHHLLRLSALPPPSSPSEEASMLKTLSCQIHFVKQVQQVDTTGVTPLRSIRDETDEAHKENTINIERLRDSLEREEFVGRNRRIRRRRPDKMEHPDEGSWEEKDALLKSASKMMGKFFVVQSSEAKAE
- the SEC17 gene encoding vesicular-fusion protein S17 (BUSCO:304733at4751~EggNog:ENOG410PH2H~COG:U~BUSCO:10513at33183), with translation MASQDPRVLLQKADKTLQGASGGFSFFGGRTEKYENAADLYTQAANAFRVQKLNKEAGMAFEKAAAVYTTNLNEPDDAANALTEAFKVYRKTDPEDAARVLQSAISHYISKGNFRRAATHQQNLAEVYEVEIGDETRAMEAYEKAAEWFEGDNAEALANKHFLKVADLAALKGDYYKAIENFEKVAKSSINNHLMKWSVKDYFLKAGMCHLATKDLVATNRALQSYVDLDNTFLSTREYQLLADLTQAVEQGDQEAFSDKLFQYDQLSKLDKWKTAIFLRVKDNIEETGEDFS